One stretch of Kwoniella pini CBS 10737 chromosome 3, complete sequence DNA includes these proteins:
- a CDS encoding Grx4 family monothiol glutaredoxin, translated as MSSSNLQNVTSPEHFKNLLSEDLNRVSCLNFWAPWAEPCKGFNQQIEEESKKFTNVLFLNIEAEELSDISESFDIEAVPSFLLLRGHTLLARHSGSDISLLQSLLSQHSGSSSSTSSSSGGLATSNAQPQAPPNSEPKKRTEEEINKRCHELMNKHKVVLFMKGNPTSPKCGFSRQTVGLLREQGVEFAWFDILSDEDVRQGLKKVNDWPTFPQIVVRGELIGGLDILREMIESGEFQEVLNGEDDEIEEK; from the exons ATGTCATCGAGCAATCTTCAAAATGTTACGTCTCCAGAACATTTCAAGAATCTCCTTTCAGAAGATCTTAATCGAGTATCATGTTTGAATTTCTGGGCACCATGGGCAGAACCTTGTAAAGGATTTAACCAACAAATAGAGGAGGAGTCAAAGAAATTCACAAATGTATTATTCCTCAAC ATTgaagcagaagaattatcagaTATATCAGAATCGTTTGATATCGAAGCTGTACCTTCATTTCTGCTCTTACGT GGTCACACCCTTTTAGCAAGACATTCAGGTTCAGATATATCTTTATTacaatcattattatcacAACATTCaggatcttcttcttcgacttcttcttcttcaggtggattagCTACATCAAATGCACAACCACAAGCACCACCAAATTCAGAACCTAAAAAAagaacagaagaagaaataaataaaagatGTCATGAATTAATGAATAAACATAAAGTTGTTTTATTTATGAAAGGTAATCcaacttcacctaaatGTGGATTTTCACGTCAAACTGTAGGATTATTAAGAGAACAAGGAGTTGAATTTGCTTggtttgatattttaagtgatgaagatgtaagACAAGGATTGAAAAAAGTTAATGATTGgccaa CTTTCCCTCAAATTGTTGTTAGAGGTGAATTAATAGGTGGTTTAGATATTTTAAGAGAAATGATTGAATCTGGTGAATTTCAAGAAGTTTTaaatggtgaagatgatgaaattgaggaAAAATAA
- a CDS encoding peptide chain release factor 1, archaeal and eukaryotic forms, whose protein sequence is MSSEQETDQAIEIWRHRKLLTMLANARGAGTSCITLILPPRSQISQASGMLTTEYGTASNIKSRVNRLSVLSAITSTQQKLKLYNRVPDNGLCVFVGTVLNDEGKEKKISFALEPFKPINTSLYMCDSRFHVEALEELLENDSKWGFIIIDGNGALFGTLSGNTRDVVHKFTVDLPKKHGRGGQSALRFSRLREEARRNYVRKVAELAVQHFITADKVNVAGLVLAGSAELKTDLSGSDLFDPRLLAKVVKIVDVSYGGENGFNQAIELAADSLANVKFVQEKKLIQKYFDEIALDTGKYCFGITDTLKALDMGAVETLIVWEQLDVQRNTLRNAAGEEIIVFSSPSDKDREKFMDKSTGTEMESAAEPQPLLEWFAEKYKEFGATLEFVTNKSQEGSQFVKGFGGIGGILRYKVDFTELGDLDDEDDEFYGSDEDSDGTTRCGAKKFEWDVEEAREGGIFRSRANL, encoded by the exons atgtcaaGCGAACAAGAG ACTGATCAAGCTATCGAA ATCTGGAGGCATAGAAAATTGCTTACCATGCTTGCAAATGCAAGAGGTGCAGGTACTTCATGTATTACTTTGATTTTACCACCAA GATCTCAAATCTCTCAAGCATCAGGAATGTTGACAACTGAATACGGTACTgcatcaaatatcaaatctcGTGTAAATAG GTTATCGGTGTTATCAGCCATTACATCCACTCAACAGAAGCTTAAGCTGTACAATCGAG TACCCGACAATGGATTGTGTGTTTTCGTAGGAACGGttttgaatgatgaaggaaaggaaaagaagatctCGTTCGCCTTGGAACCTTTCAAACCTATTAACACATCTTTGTATATGTGTGATAGTAGATTCCACGTTGAGGCTTTAGAGGAGTTATTGGAGAACGATTCTAAATGGGGTTTCATCATTAT CGATGGTAACGGTGCT CTCTTTGGTACATTATCAGGAAACACCCGAGATGTAGTTCATAAATTCACTGTAGATTTACCTAAGAAACATGGTCGAGGAGGTCAATCCGCTTTGCGTTTCTCACGTCTCAGAGAAGAAGCTCGACGAAATTACGTTAGAAAAGTAGCTGAATTAGCAGTTCAACATTTCATTACTGCCGATAAAGTCAACGTAGCTGGTTTAGTTTTGGCAGGTTCAGCAGAATTGAAAACTGATTTGAGTGGAAGTGATCTTTTCGATCCCAGATTGTTAGCCAAAGTAGTAAAGATCGTTGACGTTTCATACGGTGGTGAAAATGGTTTCAATCAA GCAATCGAACTCGCTGCAGACTCTTTGGCGAATGTTAAATTTGTACAAGAGAAGAAACTTATTCAAAAATACTTTGACGAAATTGCTCTTGATACTGGAAAATACTGCTTCGGTATCACTGATACACTCAAAGCGTTGGATATGGGTGCCGTAGAGACTCTGATCGTATGGGAACAACTGGATGTACAAAGAAACACCTTGAGAAACGCTGCAGGGG AGGAAATCATTGTATTCTCTTCACCAAGCGATAAAGACAGAGAGAAATTTATGGATAAATCGACTGGTACTGAAATGGAATCAGCTGCTGAGCCTCAACCTTTATTGGAATGGTTCGCTGAGAAATACAAGGAATTCGGTGCTACTTTGGAATTTGTGACTAACAAATCTCAAGAAGGTTCTCAATTCGTCAAAGGTTTTGGTGGTATTGGAGGAATTTTGAGATATAAAGTTGATTTCACTGAATTGGGTGATttggatgatgaggatgatgagtTCTATGGATCCGATGAGGATAGTG ATGGGACTACTAGATGTGGCGCGAAGAAGTTTGAGTGGGACGTTGAGGAAGCTAGAGAAGGAGGAATATTTAGATCTAGAGCGAATCTTTAG